A single window of Ostrinia nubilalis chromosome 24, ilOstNubi1.1, whole genome shotgun sequence DNA harbors:
- the LOC135083880 gene encoding cytochrome P450 4V2-like, with the protein MYITVFIQAFVLLLAFACYWVLKPNVKKPPAFPGALPIIGHAHLLVGDTAHLWQFVKCMQQHNLENGGVTYIKIGTKTYYALSDPEDCTKVASVCFEKSFFYRNIVSSWVGQGLVTASVPTWKVHRKMLNPVFKQQVLESFLGIINSHGKILVENMAAEVGKTPFDPVPYLDKAILEASFRIAFGAARNDKEIKMDSYIQAFKEVTNILIQRFQHVWMHSRFIYSFSNLKKKQDKAIKTTCDVSFEIIKKKKSESEITPKISPNSKTDNNKVKGLLDVILDVTKGGLTVEEIREELDTMIFAGYDTVATTLIYVLVVLGSYPDIQERTFLELQEVLKVKDNDIDKEDLQKLVYLEAVIKETLRIFPIAPIIIRELDKDVQLENYTLQAGSECIMLIYATCRHPVWGEDRHEFKPERWLDPSRLPENPNSFATFGVGRRSCIGKAYALMSLKTILGHIVRHYKIKGDYTKLDMKMEILTKPIAGHHITLEHRIW; encoded by the exons ATGTACATAACAGTGTTTATACAAGCATTCGTGTTGTTGTTGGCGTTCGCATGTTATTGGGTGCTCAAGCCGAATGTAAAGAAGCCCCCAGCATTTCCGGGCGCTTTGCCCATCATTGGGCATGCTCATTTGTTGGTTGGGGATACAGCAC ATTTGTGGCAGTTTGTGAAATGCATGCAACAACATAATCTAGAAAATGGCGGAGTGACGTACATAAAGATAGGCACAAAAACATATTATG CGCTAAGCGACCCAGAAGACTGCACAAAAGTGGCGAGCGTTTGCTTCGAGAAGAGCTTCTTCTACCGCAACATCGTCAGCTCTTGGGTCGGGCAAGGACTGGTTACTGCATCag TTCCCACATGGAAGGTCCACCGCAAGATGTTAAACCCAGTTTTCAAGCAGCAAGTCCTGGAGAGCTTCCTGGGTATAATAAACAGCCATGGAAAGATCTTGGTAGAGAATATGGCAGCTGAGGTGGGGAAGACTCCGTTTGATCCTGTGCCTTATTTGGACAAAGCCATTCTTGAGGCCAGTTTCC GTATCGCGTTTGGTGCTGCCAGAAACGATAAAGAGATCAAAATGGATTCTTACATCCAGGCTTTCAAGGAGGTGACCAACATCCTAATCCAGAGGTTCCAGCACGTGTGGATGCACAGCCGATTCATTTACAGCTTCTCCAATCTGAAGAAGAAGCAGGATAAGGCTATTAAGACCACTTGCGATGTGTCTTTTgag ATAATTAAGAAGAAAAAATCAGAAAGTGAAATTACTCCAAAGATATCTCCAAATTCCAAAACTG ATAACAATAAAGTTAAGGGCTTACTGGATGTAATCTTGGACGTCACTAAAGGAGGTTTGACAGTTGAAGAAATAAGAGAAGAACTGGACACGATGATATTTGCTGGGTACGACACTGTGGCTACTACTCTAATTTATGTATTGGTGGTGCTAGGATCGTACCCTGATATACAAGAACGGACCTTTCTTGA attgCAGGAAGTTCTTAAGGTTAAAGACAATGATATTGATAAGGAAGACCTACAGAAGTTGGTGTATTTGGAGGCAGTGATAAAGGAGACCTTACGAATCTTTCCTATTGCTCCTATAATCATCAGGGAATTGGATAAAGATGTTCAGTTAG AAAACTACACTCTGCAAGCTGGAAGCGAGTGCATCATGCTGATCTACGCGACTTGCCGTCACCCCGTGTGGGGCGAAGACCGGCATGAGTTTAAGCCTGAACGGTGGCTGGACCCTTCTAGACTTCCTGAGAATCCTAACAGCTTTGCTACGTTTGGAGTCGGGAGGCGATCTTGTATAG GTAAAGCTTATGCCCTGATGTCACTGAAAACCATTCTGGGCCACATAGTTCGCCACTACAAAATAAAGGGGGACTACACCAAGCTGGATATGAAGATGGAAATACTGACGAAACCTATAGCTGGACACCACATCACGTTAGAACATAGGATTTGGTAG